One genomic segment of Rivularia sp. PCC 7116 includes these proteins:
- the psaB gene encoding photosystem I core protein PsaB, which produces MATKFPKFSQDLAQDPTTRRIWYAIAMGNDFESHDGMTEENLYQKIFATHFGHLAIIFLWASSLNFHVAWQGNFEQWIKDPLHISPIAHAIWDPHFGKPAIDAFTQGGVDYPVNIAYSGVYHWWYTIGMRTNNDLYSGALLLLLLAAVFLFAGWLHLQPKFRPSLSWFKSAEPRLNHHLAGLFGVSSLAWTGHLVHVAIPESRGQHVGWDNFLSTLPHPEGLQPFFTGNWGVYAANPDTASHVFGTSQGAGTAILTFLGGFHPQTESLWLTDMAHHHLAIAVIFIVAGHMYRTNFGIGHSIKEMLNAKQFFGTKTEGQFNLPHQGLYDTINNSLHFQLSLALAALGTITSLVAQHMYALPPYAFIARDYTTQAALYTHHQYIAVFLMTGAFAHAAIFWVRDYDPEQNKGNVLDRVLKHKEAIISHLSWVSLFLGFHTLSLYVHNDVVVAFGTPEKQILIEPVFAQFIQASHGKVLYGMDTLLSNPDSIAYTAFPNYGNVWLSGWLEAINNTTNSLFLTIGPGDFLVHHAFALAIHTTVLILVKGALDARGSKLMPDKKDFGYAFPCDGPGRGGTCDISGWDSFYLALFWSLNTVGWVTFYWHWKHLGIWQGNVAAFNENSTYLMGWFRDYLWNYSASLINGYNPYGMNNLSVWAWMFLFGHLVWATGFMFLISWRGYWQELIETLVWAHERTPLANLVRWKDKPVAMSIVQGRLIGLAHFTVGYILTYGAFLIASTASRVGG; this is translated from the coding sequence ATGGCAACAAAATTTCCAAAATTTAGCCAGGACCTCGCACAAGATCCGACTACACGTCGGATTTGGTACGCGATCGCGATGGGTAATGATTTTGAAAGCCACGATGGGATGACCGAAGAGAATCTTTACCAAAAGATTTTCGCTACTCATTTCGGTCACTTGGCAATCATTTTCTTGTGGGCATCCAGCCTGAATTTCCATGTCGCTTGGCAAGGCAACTTTGAACAGTGGATTAAAGATCCTCTTCATATCAGCCCTATCGCTCATGCGATTTGGGACCCCCATTTTGGTAAACCAGCGATAGACGCATTTACTCAAGGTGGCGTAGATTATCCGGTAAACATCGCTTACTCTGGTGTTTACCACTGGTGGTACACCATCGGGATGCGGACAAACAACGACCTTTACTCTGGTGCGTTGTTGCTCCTGTTGTTAGCTGCTGTATTCCTGTTTGCAGGTTGGTTGCATTTACAACCCAAGTTCCGCCCCAGTCTTTCTTGGTTCAAGAGTGCTGAACCCCGTTTAAATCACCACTTGGCTGGCTTATTCGGTGTAAGCTCCTTAGCTTGGACTGGTCACTTGGTACACGTAGCTATTCCCGAATCTCGCGGACAGCACGTAGGTTGGGATAACTTCCTCAGCACCTTACCGCATCCAGAAGGCTTACAACCCTTTTTCACTGGAAATTGGGGTGTATACGCAGCAAACCCAGATACTGCAAGCCATGTATTTGGTACATCTCAAGGCGCTGGTACGGCAATCTTGACCTTCCTTGGTGGATTCCACCCGCAAACTGAATCGCTGTGGTTGACCGACATGGCTCATCACCACTTAGCGATCGCAGTCATCTTCATTGTTGCCGGTCACATGTACCGGACAAACTTCGGAATTGGTCACAGCATCAAAGAAATGCTCAATGCTAAGCAATTCTTTGGCACCAAAACTGAAGGACAATTTAACTTACCTCACCAAGGGTTGTACGACACAATCAACAACTCTCTGCACTTCCAGTTGTCCTTAGCATTGGCAGCATTAGGAACAATTACTTCCTTGGTAGCGCAGCATATGTACGCCTTGCCTCCCTACGCATTTATTGCCAGGGATTACACAACACAGGCAGCGCTGTACACTCACCACCAGTACATTGCGGTATTCTTGATGACTGGTGCCTTTGCCCACGCGGCTATATTCTGGGTACGCGACTACGATCCAGAACAGAACAAAGGCAACGTATTAGACCGTGTATTGAAGCACAAAGAAGCGATTATCTCGCACTTAAGCTGGGTATCCCTTTTCTTAGGTTTCCACACCTTAAGTCTATACGTACACAACGACGTAGTTGTCGCATTTGGTACACCTGAGAAGCAGATTTTGATTGAGCCAGTATTTGCTCAATTCATTCAAGCTTCTCACGGTAAGGTCTTGTACGGCATGGATACATTGCTGTCGAATCCTGACAGTATTGCTTATACAGCTTTCCCCAACTACGGTAACGTTTGGTTGTCTGGATGGTTAGAAGCTATCAACAATACTACGAACTCACTATTCTTAACCATTGGTCCTGGGGACTTCTTGGTACACCATGCCTTCGCGTTGGCAATCCACACCACCGTTTTAATCTTGGTTAAAGGTGCTTTGGATGCTCGTGGTTCCAAGTTGATGCCCGACAAAAAAGACTTTGGTTATGCATTCCCTTGTGACGGTCCCGGACGTGGCGGTACTTGTGATATCTCCGGTTGGGACTCCTTCTACCTAGCATTATTCTGGTCGTTAAACACAGTGGGATGGGTAACGTTCTACTGGCACTGGAAGCATCTGGGTATATGGCAAGGAAACGTAGCAGCGTTTAATGAGAACTCCACATATCTGATGGGTTGGTTCCGAGATTACTTGTGGAACTATTCAGCATCGCTGATTAATGGTTACAACCCCTATGGAATGAATAACCTGTCCGTCTGGGCTTGGATGTTCCTCTTCGGACACCTTGTTTGGGCAACCGGCTTCATGTTCCTCATCTCCTGGAGGGGTTACTGGCAAGAATTGATTGAAACACTTGTTTGGGCACACGAGCGCACACCTTTAGCGAACTTAGTTCGTTGGAAAGACAAGCCCGTTGCAATGTCCATCGTTCAAGGTCGTTTAATTGGTTTAGCTCACTTTACGGTGGGTTACATCCTGACGTATGGCGCGTTCCTGATAGCCTCAACGGCGAGTAGGGTAGGCGGTTAA
- a CDS encoding ATP-binding protein — translation MGISTELTQPKLFKRKRDGEWDTGTFVARPFRLSYSKAEILIADAWKQKAKGIPQGCFLLAYYDNELDDNTNIEAVLLRVIQPTKLPTDQDVISSMVEYYKDDISTGTNQKSQLDSFTRYEFSFSGLECSVLGSFYIDNTGKIRFGADLENFYSAHNYSVIKPSTDVLKAIVNYRKNGVPGGPGDIKIGKVRYSSSRRFQQTETDVPVYVKAPDFAGKRTALFGMTRTGKSNTLKKIIQACVEMSKNAEFQLDKTRENPDEILKPFKEDNNPKYPIGQIIFDINGEYANPNLQDQGTAIFDLYKEQTVRYSTVAKPEFLEMKVNFYNEIENGFDLIRTYPTIANDNTRFVTGFKTVDLAKTEDYATNRSAVARHDRRIAVYLCCLYRAGFQAPPNFKIKFTANQEVRNVVSQGVNPSQGISLDDAANWWESLWDIYDSNDIEVFRNYRQQNDREWADDDLKALLVMLTRKSRSGKRADCSGFRVLKPVIEQHTSTAQEPFDQDILNNLRQGKIVIIDLSLGNPEIQRMFSERICNRIFADAINRFTNTQPNNFIQFYFEEAHNLFPKKEDKDLSQIYNRLAKEGAKLNLGLIYATQEVSSISSNILKATQNWFISHLNNEDEIKELRKYYDFSDFTEGLIRFSQDTDKGFVRMKTYSNPFVIPVQIDRFPPE, via the coding sequence ATGGGCATCAGTACAGAGTTAACACAACCCAAACTTTTTAAGCGAAAAAGAGATGGAGAATGGGATACAGGTACTTTTGTAGCTCGTCCTTTTCGCCTTAGTTATAGTAAGGCAGAAATCCTTATAGCTGATGCTTGGAAACAAAAAGCTAAGGGTATCCCACAAGGATGTTTTTTATTAGCTTATTATGACAACGAATTAGATGACAACACGAATATAGAAGCAGTTTTACTTCGTGTCATTCAACCGACGAAATTGCCTACAGATCAAGATGTTATAAGTAGCATGGTTGAATATTACAAAGATGATATCAGTACAGGTACTAATCAAAAGTCTCAGTTAGACTCATTTACACGCTATGAATTTTCTTTCAGTGGTTTGGAATGTTCTGTATTGGGCTCTTTCTATATTGACAACACAGGAAAAATCCGTTTCGGAGCAGATTTAGAAAATTTTTACAGCGCACACAATTATTCAGTTATTAAACCATCCACAGATGTTTTAAAGGCGATTGTTAACTATAGAAAGAATGGTGTTCCAGGAGGACCAGGGGATATTAAAATTGGAAAAGTCCGTTATAGCTCGAGCCGTCGCTTCCAACAAACTGAGACAGATGTCCCAGTGTATGTAAAAGCTCCTGACTTTGCGGGTAAAAGAACTGCTTTGTTTGGCATGACCAGAACAGGTAAATCCAATACTCTTAAAAAGATTATTCAAGCTTGTGTTGAAATGAGCAAAAATGCTGAATTTCAATTGGATAAAACTCGAGAAAACCCTGACGAAATCTTAAAACCATTCAAAGAGGACAACAATCCAAAATATCCAATTGGTCAAATTATTTTTGATATCAATGGCGAGTATGCCAACCCAAACCTTCAAGACCAAGGTACAGCTATTTTTGATTTATACAAAGAACAAACAGTTAGATATTCAACTGTAGCAAAGCCAGAGTTTTTAGAAATGAAGGTTAATTTTTACAATGAAATAGAAAATGGCTTTGATCTGATAAGAACCTATCCTACTATCGCAAATGATAATACTCGATTTGTAACGGGCTTTAAAACAGTCGATTTGGCTAAAACTGAAGATTATGCCACTAATCGTTCTGCTGTTGCTCGTCACGATCGCAGAATAGCAGTTTATCTTTGCTGTTTATATCGAGCAGGTTTTCAAGCTCCACCAAATTTCAAAATAAAATTTACTGCAAATCAAGAGGTTCGCAATGTTGTGAGCCAAGGTGTTAATCCAAGCCAAGGAATCTCTCTTGATGATGCAGCTAATTGGTGGGAGTCTTTATGGGATATTTACGACAGTAATGATATTGAAGTTTTTAGAAATTATAGACAACAAAATGATCGTGAATGGGCTGATGATGATTTAAAAGCCTTATTAGTAATGCTCACCCGTAAAAGCCGATCTGGTAAGAGAGCTGATTGTTCTGGCTTCAGAGTTCTCAAACCAGTAATTGAACAACATACCAGTACTGCTCAGGAACCTTTCGACCAAGATATTTTAAATAATCTTAGGCAGGGAAAAATCGTAATTATTGACCTTTCGCTAGGCAATCCTGAGATTCAGCGTATGTTTAGTGAAAGAATTTGCAATCGTATTTTTGCAGATGCTATTAATCGTTTTACCAATACTCAACCGAATAACTTCATTCAGTTTTATTTTGAAGAAGCGCATAATCTTTTTCCAAAGAAGGAAGACAAAGATTTATCTCAAATTTACAATCGTTTAGCAAAAGAAGGAGCTAAATTGAATTTAGGTTTAATCTACGCAACCCAAGAAGTTAGCTCAATCAGTAGCAATATTCTTAAAGCAACGCAGAATTGGTTTATCTCTCACCTTAATAACGAAGATGAGATCAAAGAATTGCGAAAATATTATGATTTTAGCGACTTTACCGAAGGTTTGATTCGTTTTAGTCAAGATACAGACAAAGGTTTTGTTCGTATGAAAACTTACAGTAATCCGTTTGTGATTCCCGTTCAAATTGACCGCTTCCCTCCTGAATAA
- a CDS encoding NurA domain-containing protein gives MGYNSKNNRRPFETASKASHHHIINDPEVKGLMERIYQPPPVENIPLTDLSVKFIPPDTNPVEAIIAVDGGYTEAILEKNFPSRTMHFLQFGALFFKQEDLEQVDKSAFIAPEDMAKLKKISRIKLALPTKNIRLKDENTLKSSVLKTIFEFFTKNTLDENKSLIDTLAWFVFRRYKGGQRNKEDKKWLLATNPLTQDGNSVMLFEQDMDRQYTFPCPETGGRIHLTDIFRLHEVIDEETGATGILGYLVNTIEHIIIIHLIRQLLNTQPDILKKILFIKDGSLGFFGQTAGLHKPMRDLINWLLNKQNILLAGLEKSGAFVDHACDIQKTLNPGTALVLTDEYIYRYILPGPGDPNTPYASTSNYGHKVIFKTSSGQMHVVSLPVKELKKTPTDKDLPNLQIILANVEALHCDMYDSALFPVALVNKLVSLSAHPSQRILQKFASKSIN, from the coding sequence ATGGGCTATAACAGCAAAAATAATCGCCGTCCTTTTGAAACTGCAAGTAAAGCTTCGCACCATCACATCATCAATGACCCAGAAGTAAAGGGATTAATGGAGCGTATTTATCAACCGCCTCCTGTAGAAAATATTCCTTTAACAGACTTAAGTGTCAAATTTATTCCACCTGATACTAATCCTGTAGAAGCTATTATTGCTGTTGATGGGGGTTATACAGAAGCTATTTTAGAAAAAAATTTCCCCTCTCGCACGATGCACTTTCTACAATTTGGTGCATTATTTTTCAAACAGGAGGATTTAGAACAAGTTGATAAAAGTGCATTTATAGCACCAGAAGATATGGCTAAACTTAAAAAGATTAGCCGAATTAAGTTAGCTTTACCTACTAAAAATATCCGACTTAAAGATGAGAATACACTCAAAAGCAGTGTTCTTAAAACCATTTTTGAGTTTTTTACAAAAAATACATTAGACGAAAATAAAAGTTTAATAGATACTTTGGCTTGGTTTGTTTTTCGCCGTTATAAAGGAGGTCAAAGAAACAAAGAAGATAAAAAATGGCTTTTAGCCACTAATCCTCTTACCCAAGATGGAAACTCTGTTATGCTCTTTGAGCAAGATATGGATAGGCAATATACTTTTCCTTGTCCGGAGACAGGAGGTAGAATTCACCTTACTGATATTTTTCGTTTACATGAAGTTATTGATGAAGAAACAGGAGCAACGGGGATACTAGGCTATTTAGTGAATACGATTGAACATATCATCATTATTCATTTAATCCGTCAATTACTTAATACTCAGCCAGACATACTTAAAAAAATACTTTTCATCAAAGACGGTTCATTAGGCTTTTTTGGTCAAACTGCTGGTTTACATAAACCAATGCGCGACCTTATAAACTGGCTTTTAAATAAACAAAATATTCTTTTAGCAGGTTTGGAAAAAAGCGGTGCATTTGTAGATCATGCTTGTGACATCCAAAAAACCTTGAATCCTGGAACTGCTCTTGTTTTAACAGATGAATATATTTATCGGTATATTTTACCCGGACCCGGAGATCCTAACACCCCATATGCATCTACTAGCAATTATGGTCATAAAGTTATTTTTAAAACTAGTAGTGGACAGATGCACGTTGTTTCATTACCAGTGAAAGAATTAAAAAAGACTCCTACTGATAAAGACCTACCAAATTTACAAATCATACTAGCGAACGTAGAAGCGTTGCATTGTGATATGTATGATTCGGCACTATTCCCTGTAGCTCTTGTAAATAAGCTAGTGAGCCTCTCTGCTCATCCTAGTCAGCGCATCCTTCAGAAATTCGCTAGCAAGTCAATTAATTAA
- a CDS encoding site-specific DNA-methyltransferase, with translation MQQPSIKRRKTKVIKFAPYYSQNFGKAYLGNSLQLIKNLNDNSINLIVTSPPFALTRQKEYGNESADKYIEWFLPFAYEFKRVLTDDGSFILDLGGAYRPGLPVRSLYQYELLLKLCKTVGFHLAQELYHYNPARLPTPAEWVTVKRIRVKDSVNMVWWLSKTPYPKADNTKVLKPYSKSMKNLLEKGYEAKLRPSGHDISDKFQKDNKGAIPPNFLEPQNFLKIGNTESNSAYMRRCKKAGIKPHPARFPRGFAEFFIKFLTDENDTVLDPFAGSNTTGFVAETLQRRWVSFEIDENYLIGSKHRFGDEEID, from the coding sequence TTGCAACAACCATCCATTAAACGCAGAAAAACGAAAGTAATTAAGTTTGCACCATACTATTCCCAAAATTTTGGCAAAGCATATTTGGGTAATAGTTTGCAATTGATTAAAAATCTAAATGACAACAGTATAAATTTAATAGTTACTTCACCTCCTTTTGCACTGACACGTCAAAAAGAATATGGGAATGAAAGTGCGGATAAATATATAGAATGGTTTTTACCTTTTGCATACGAATTTAAAAGAGTTCTTACCGATGACGGCTCTTTTATCCTAGATTTGGGTGGCGCTTATCGCCCAGGTTTGCCTGTTAGGAGTCTCTATCAATATGAACTTTTGCTAAAGTTATGCAAAACAGTTGGGTTTCATCTTGCTCAAGAATTATACCACTACAATCCAGCTCGATTACCGACTCCAGCTGAATGGGTAACTGTTAAGCGAATTCGTGTAAAGGATTCAGTAAACATGGTTTGGTGGTTATCGAAAACGCCTTACCCTAAAGCTGATAATACAAAAGTGTTAAAGCCTTACAGTAAGAGCATGAAAAATTTGCTTGAAAAAGGCTATGAAGCAAAACTACGTCCCAGTGGACATGACATTTCTGATAAATTTCAAAAGGATAACAAGGGAGCAATTCCTCCCAATTTTCTAGAACCACAGAACTTTTTAAAAATAGGTAACACCGAATCAAACAGTGCCTATATGCGACGCTGCAAAAAAGCAGGAATCAAACCTCATCCGGCACGTTTTCCACGTGGTTTTGCGGAGTTCTTCATTAAATTTTTAACAGATGAAAATGATACTGTTTTAGACCCCTTTGCTGGCTCTAATACTACAGGCTTTGTTGCGGAAACTTTACAGCGTCGTTGGGTGTCGTTTGAGATCGATGAAAATTATTTGATCGGGAGTAAACATAGATTCGGCGATGAAGAGATTGATTAA
- a CDS encoding SGNH/GDSL hydrolase family protein, which yields MRKFYLVAASLLIGLTLPKSAFTQLSAINPEHYQLLLNRKNGWQKTKLEDTASASDSVSQNFSPPAQSSYNPPAPIRRRLISGSQLYHERLAALKAGYIYTRLAKEKLQSLLITRRKPKLTYQDWKRLLALEARAMTKGQGNNRLSIMLGDSLSLWFPTNGLPSGKLWLNQGISGDTSTGILRRISAFSSTKPEVIYIMAGINDLRKGTSDKVILSNHRRIVRRLKITHPNSYIVIQSILPTRRPKISNNRIRNLNTQLARIAKEEKVNYVNIHKWFADFKGDLRQDLTTDGLHLSLNGYEVWQAAIEQIEKKLALSKAVGTWR from the coding sequence ATGAGAAAATTTTATTTAGTGGCAGCAAGCTTGTTAATCGGATTGACGTTACCTAAATCGGCTTTTACACAGCTATCAGCAATCAACCCGGAACACTATCAGCTTTTACTAAATAGGAAAAATGGCTGGCAAAAAACAAAACTAGAAGATACAGCCTCTGCTTCAGACTCAGTATCTCAGAACTTTTCACCACCAGCACAATCCTCTTATAATCCTCCTGCACCCATAAGAAGAAGATTAATTTCTGGAAGCCAACTTTATCATGAAAGATTAGCTGCTCTTAAAGCTGGTTATATTTACACGCGCTTAGCTAAGGAAAAGTTGCAGTCGTTGCTAATAACTAGAAGAAAGCCTAAATTAACATACCAAGATTGGAAAAGATTATTAGCCCTAGAAGCAAGAGCCATGACTAAAGGGCAAGGAAACAACCGCTTGAGTATCATGTTGGGAGATTCCTTAAGTTTATGGTTCCCCACAAATGGACTTCCTAGTGGAAAGCTATGGTTAAATCAAGGTATATCTGGCGATACTTCCACTGGAATACTTAGAAGAATATCAGCATTTTCTTCTACAAAGCCAGAAGTTATTTATATTATGGCTGGCATTAATGATTTGAGAAAAGGTACGTCAGATAAAGTTATTTTGAGCAATCATCGTCGAATAGTTCGTCGTTTAAAAATTACTCATCCTAATAGCTATATTGTTATCCAATCAATCTTACCAACCCGTCGTCCCAAAATCTCTAACAACCGCATTCGCAATCTCAACACGCAATTAGCACGTATTGCCAAAGAAGAAAAAGTTAATTACGTAAACATACATAAATGGTTTGCTGATTTTAAAGGCGATTTACGACAAGATTTGACTACTGATGGCTTGCATTTAAGTTTAAACGGTTATGAAGTTTGGCAAGCTGCAATAGAACAAATAGAAAAAAAACTGGCTCTTTCTAAAGCTGTAGGAACTTGGAGGTAA